The Sus scrofa isolate TJ Tabasco breed Duroc chromosome 4, Sscrofa11.1, whole genome shotgun sequence genomic sequence gggaaaaacaggaaaagtttGAGGAAGATGTCATTGAAATATGAAATGGCATTTGGTTCTTTACCTCTCACCCCATTTCAACTCTGTGTCCTGGATTTCCTCATCTCCTTGGCTCAGGGCCTCCCAAGATTCTCCCTTTTCCAGTTCATTTGTGTAAGAGAAGAATATAGCAGAGATATtggaagaggggaaaagaagaaaaatacatctcCTGAAAAATGTCTATTGGCAACTGTATAGGAAGCATGTTGCCCCACATCCCCCACCCAAAGTACCCATCTGCCCCAAAGCATGTGACTGGGAGGAAGTAAGGGAAACACTGCAGGTAAATAAATGGGAgtgagggagtgagggagagCAGTCTGGGAGGAGGGGAAACCTAGAGTTCCAGCCTTATCAGCTTCCAGCCATGGTGCCTGTGCTCAGGCTTCCTTGACAGAGATCACACTGGCAGCCCACCACCAGGATGCACTCTCAGCTGTTCTTCTAGTGCTAAGCTCTGAAGACAGGAGAACAAGcttttccctcctttctgtctctagcctttagcacaatgcctgggaTGAGCACACCCAGGGACCGGATCAGCTTGCGTACCAGAACACAGTGACAGTGAATAAATAACACCATGCCCTGGGCCTCATTCAAACTGTACTCCCACCACCTGGCTACTGTTAATAGCCCATGAGTCAAACTAATAATAGTAGCAGCTGCCATAACAGCTATTTACCAACTGGCAGGCATTTTCCATACACTATCTTTACgcttccattttgcagatgagaaaactgacacTTGGAAAACCTTGCGCCTTGCTTAGGGCTTCATAACtaaaaagtcagatttttttttttttttggctttttagggctgcacccacagtgtatggaggttcccaggctgggggtccagttggagctacagctgcaggcctatgccacaaccacagcaatatcagatctgagccatgtctgtgacctacaccagaactcatggcaatgctggatccttaacccactgagtgaggccagggattgaacccccaacctcatggctcctagttggatttgcttctgttgcaccacgacgggaactcctaaaaagtcaGCATTTGAACCCAAATCTGGTTCCAAAGCTCATTTTATCACTTTGTGGCCTGGAGCCCAGAACCCAACTCAGTCTCCCACGGTCCCTGagctttcttttctgcttccctcacctatttttctgtctccctccATCCTCTAGCTCCCCTGGGAGCCACAGATAATTGGCATGTCGGGATATACATGtcattcttgcttttttcttcattatgtGGGAGtgacaaagagaagaaagaaaagggaaaatgctgGTAAAATGAATGCAAAGGTGCAgacttatataaaaaaaaaagtatcattttaaCCTAGACTCAATATTGGTAACAATGGGTAGCTCTGCTTAAGAGTTTAGGTGAATGAAACCTGTTTGGAGGACAAGAAGCCTGGAGACCcaggctccctcccctccctccccaggagaCTCTGGGAATGACAACTGGGTGGCCCTCTAGGGCACCCTCCTCACTCAAGGATCCATATAATTTAGTTAACTACAGGCTAGATCTAGGGAAAATCTTCATGATTGCGCGTGGTGGGGACTGAAAGAGCATGAGAATCTCTCTTCCCTATGACATTCAACTCGGAGAGATTCCCTCATCTTATGTGGGTTGTGGAGTTATGTCAGAGCAGAAGAATGGCAATTGAGGGTCTGTGTTTTGTCCGAAGGATCTTCCGtgtctccctcctgccccaccttcCTGAATGTCACGATGAGGGCAACCTCGTGGCCAGAATCTACATGTAGTTTGTCTACatcttctcctcttctcccctctcagCTTTAGGGGAGCTCCAGGTTTGGGGTATTGGAGGTGAGTGATCTAAGGAGGAGGGCAAGAAGCTAGCAAGGGGTCTACAGTTGACATGTGAACAACAGGTTTGAATTGCACGGGTCCACTTATTGGtggatattttttcaataaatacaacACAGTCTACAGTTGATTGACTTCAAATGCAGAGGAACCTTGGATATGGAGAGCTGACTGTAAGTTACAGGTGGATTAACCCTAGTGTCATTCTagggtcaactatatttcaaagtgggtttttttttaatccccataTACTTGATTCATCAGGCTGTCACCTTCTTTCCAAAAGGCATTCATAGCCTGCCTTCACAACTCTTCTCTGGACACTGTACTGTTATTAAAGTTGCTCTTAGAGACTTCTGAGGAAAGAAGCAAACAGAATGAGTTGTACCTACCATATCTACCACAGACAAGAAAGCAGGGGAGCCTGGCAGCTCCACAAGTGGTCAGGAAGGTGGTGGTATGAGCATAATGATGTTTTTCTAAAGCTGGGGCTTAATTCGTGTTGGAGCAAGGTCTGAGAAAGAGCGAGAGGCTACAGGAAATCCTCGCTTAGCCGAAAGAGGAACCTGGGCACATATTTGGTTTTCCCCTTCATCCTGCCCAGCTTGCATCACAAATCAGTTTCCTTCTTAGTTTGGTTCTTCTGTGGGGTGGGCTGTTGCTGGTTCCCCTGTGCTAGGCACTCCCAGCCAAATGACCAAACCAATTCCATCCATCCAGGATTGTATCTTTGCAtcagtgttggggagggtgagagagatGAAGGGAAGGAACACCTCAAATAAGAAAGCCACGCAGCTTGATCTCAATCAGAAGCGTGAGAAGCCAGGGTCTGATGGGGGATTTTAATTGCACAAATCCTCCTTGGGGCTGGGATAAATTTCACTTCTGTGTGTGTGGACAGGTGGCACTGGCCCCCACATCCCTACAGCTAGAGCTGAGCAGCTGAAATTTCATCCTCAGATTGAAAACTTGGAGTGGGACACAGGAGaagcccctttccctccccctctaaACTCAGGAGCCCACATATGTCCTTGGGAGCAGCAGTGTGTTCCTCACCGCGCCTCAGAGGGGAGTGGGTGTAAAATGCTCAGACTGTGCCTTCGTTACCCTCTCTTTCTTCATCCAGGTGAAAGCTTCTCAATACTAACTTAGGGGTCACCTCCTCCCCAAACTCAGGCAATTTAGGTCTCAGAGAGATGGAATGGGAGACGGAAGGAAAGGATGTTGGAAATGAGGGCTGTAGGGGGAGCTGGGCAGCAGCAAGAGCAACAAGTTTGattgtgtttatgttttttttgacTGAGGTAAATAAAAAAGCTTTATCCTGCAACCCTTGGAGATAAAAATCTGTCCGCCCCACAAGTTCCAGACTCTTGTCACCTTTCTTCACATCAGGCTCTTCCGGTACTGACTGTGCTGGGTAGTCTGTCTGAGGTGGGAGTCTGGGGTCTGCAGGTCCATCTGTCTGTACAGGTCCCTCAGCTCCCTGACTTCCTGCAGCACCCTCTTTGCCTGGCTCCAATTTGATGATGCCTCTCCCAGCAGCCGCTCCGTCTCCAGCAGCAGCTGCTCTGATTCCGAATCAGGAGGAGACCGAGGGGGGTCCTTGGCTTTTCGCTTCCCATCTCCCAGTCCCTGAACCTCTGCCAGCAGCTCCTGAGTCTTCTCCAGTTTCCTTGCTACCAGGTCCTGGATCCGGGACAGCTGCCccgggtggggtgggatgggggttggggggtccTCGGCCTGCAGTTGGAGGGCACGGGCCGGGGCAGCGTCCCGCTGAGACAGGATCTCCTCCAGGGAGGCACAGCGGCCTTTTTCTGTGGGAGTCAACTTCTTGGGTGCCTGGGGGGTATAAGTGGCCCCTTTGTCTGGCTTTTCCCAACGTCGGGGAAGGCCACCTGCCCGGTCCGCGGAGGGCTGGATGCGGTCCGAGTCTGCTCTCCGCCGGCTGCCTGCCAGCTGGGCCACAGACTTGTCCAGGTCGACTCGAAAGCTCTCAGCACAGGAGGTTGATTCCTCAGGGGAAGGGTCCTCCTCCTGGATCAGGTCCAAGGTCAGCATTCCATCCGAGGTAGACGTCGAAGCCTAGGGAGGGAGAGGGCGGGAGTGAAGGGGGTAGACGGTCATCACTAGGCATTTCGCTTCTCTGCTCAgggagaccccccccccgcccggacTCCTGACACAGCCCTTGACTTTATGTGCTATCTTGTATTCCTTTGGTAGTgatttgaatttgtttctttttattaaatccTGCTCGGTTTCCCATATTTTTCACTTTACTGCGAGCTTGCTCAAGAGCATCTTTTTCTTCTGTCGGGTGGACTCGGCATCAGGCGGGCCTGGCACACACAGGATGCCGGGCACAGCAGGGTAACTGCCCTTTGCCATCTCTATCCTCTGAGCCACACACTTCAACCCCTCTGCTATTTGGACCTCAGAACCCCTTGCCTTCAAAGAAAACTTATTCTGGAAATTCCCAtacagtgcagcaggttaaggatctgctgttgccactgctgtggcacaggttcgaccgaggaacttccacatacctcaaatgtggacaacaacaacaacaaaaagaaagaaagaaaaaaagaaaaggaaaaaacgtattttatttccagaatactataactaaaaaaaaaagtgataagggTATTCAGCACCTCGTATGTACTGATACACACGCTGTTTTCGATCAGTCCTCACAGCAGCCCGTCAAGTGGGTGTGGTTACTCCCCATGCCCAGCTGGAGACAGCAGCTCGGGGAATCACGGAGAGTACATTGCAAAGTGAGTTCCAACCCAgcagtctgattccagagcccacATTCTTTCGACCACACCTGATCTGCCTCTTCCCCTAGACACTTAGCGCTCAGACAAGTGAAAGCCAATCCTTGCTCCTCTAAGCGTAACACTGTTACCGGTCAGGAGAGCTAGCCACCAGACAGGAGCTTGTATTGCCTTTGCTGTATTCAgctcttctatttttcattttccttgtgaGTATATCTCATTCTCCTCAAAGGATGACACATTTACTGAGGGCAGGGCTTTTGAATTCATCGTAGGTgctgaataaatttttttcttttttttgtctttttgccatttctagggccactcccacggcatatggaggttcccaggctaggggtctaatcggagctgtagccgctggcctactccaaagccacagcaactcgggatccgagccacgtctgcaacctacaccacagctcacggcaacgccggatcgttaacccactgagcaagggcagggaccaaacccgcaacctcacggttcctagttggattcgttaaccactgcaccatgacgggaactcccagaataaatatttttggtttggAGGGATCAGGCTTCCCTAGCCTTTGACCTTGGTATCACAAAAAGCTCTGGTGGCTGTCCCCTTTAGCAACTGTTACTTTCTCACAGGCTTACATACCACGGCCATCAGGTGTCCCCGGGTTGGGGGGCGGCGGGAGTGCTGGATTTTTGCCCTGTCTCGAGTGGGGTGGGCGAGATAGCTGTCCTCTTCAACGGTGACCTGAAGATATACACAGAGTCATGGGTGCTCTTCAGAGACTCTCTGTCCCAAGCCGGCTTCCCTTGAGGCCTGAACATGCCTGGTCTGGGAAGTGATCCCACCCCATGGACTACTTCTGAGCAAATCCAAGGGCAAGGGATTTACTGGACATGAAGGGGCTCCTTAGGTTGGACCAGGGCTGTCCCAGGCATCATGAAGCAAGAAAAGAGGAACTGGCAGAAAAGACTCAGAGAGAAGCCAGAAGGAAAATGGGAGATAAAGAAAcatagctggagttcctgttgtggctcagcagtaatgaacccaactaggatccatgaggatgcaggtttgatccctggcctcccacagtgggttaaggatctggcgttgctgtgacataggctggcaggtgcacctgattagacccttagcctgggaacttccacatgctgtgggtgcagccataaaacccccaaaaaaggagCAGAGCTGGTGGGGAGCTGGTAAAGGGGGCCCACACCATCCTCTTCCCTCTTTAGGAGTCACAGCTGCTCCTTCTGCCTCAGGGTCCCCCTCCCCACAGTTTAGCCCCCTGACCTCATCCAGGATGCGGTTCTTGGCTCGGGTGATGGCAGAGTTGAGGGCATTGATCCATGATTCCTTCTCTTCTGGACTGACTGCCAGGAATATCAGGTTGGGTGCCTGTGAGGAGAAGATTCTTGTTTCAGCCAGGGTTTTAGAGTTGGCCTCACCTTGACagtgaagaaataagaaattataatcTCATTCCCTTAAACCAAGCTCCTGGCAGGAGAGAGATTCTACTTCTGGAGTCATCTGTAACTTAAGGAAACCAACCTCTATTCCTGCAAAATGTCAGAGCTTGGAGGTTGTTTTAGAAATGACCAAGGAGGATCTCAGAAGGGTACTGGATATTGATACAGCCCTGGAGATAATCAGAGGAGGTAAAGGACAGATACTAAAATAAAGCTCCgcaaatgtttttttgtttgtttttttagggccgcacttgtggcacatggaggttcccaggctaggggtcacattggagctgtagctgccggcctacaccacagccatgccagatccttaacctgccgagcaaggccagggatcgaagctgcatcctcatgaatactagtcagattcgtttccattgagctatgacgggaactccaaaatcttttttttttttttttttttttttatttttccactccaaaatctttaaatgtttgaagaaACAGAATGTCCCTGGGTTCCCACAGACAAGGGAAATTAGATTAAAAATTTCAACCAGGGTACAGGGAAAAGGGACTGTCACCcaagagaggtgtgtgtgtgtgagagagcgagagagacagaaagacagagagagagacagagagaaagagaggcagacagacagagagagggagagagagaggatctTTGTGGAAGGACGGTTTAAAGGCTGGCTTGCCTGGATGGAAGGAAATGGCCACAATATTCTCAGGTTAAATGATAAAAGCCATGGCAGGAGAGCAATCATTCAGCATCTCCGCCAAGAGAGCTGAGAGATCCCAAAGGGGAAGGTGTTCTCCCaagcccccccagcccccccaccccgggccccgTCAATGATCCAGTTGCCAAGGTGGTAGGGGGAACGGACCGTGTTCCCGGGCTGTTTGGAGTGGGCAAGAGTGAACTTGCTATGGTTCTTCTTGCTCCTGCTCTTGGATTTCCGGAGCTCTTCACACTTCTCATAGTCACTCAGGTCAAACacttcttgaatatttttctcatcttttaccTAGGGGAGGGTTGGAGGTAAGGTGATAAGGATAAAACTTCTTAGTCCCTTCCCCTAAGTTGTTAATTTAGACCAGTTTTGAGAACCCGAAGAAGGCTGAGAAGGGGGTGGGAAAAGGCTGTTCTATCGGAGGCCCACAGAGGCCTGACCCCTCAGGCAGGTTTCCACGGAAACCCCCGGTCCCCACTCCCCTCAGCCAAGCGACCGTGTCTGGAGTTCCAGGAGGTCTCTCTTCACTATGACCCCCACTTTGTCCTTCAAAGGACACAGATACGGGGGCTAATAGTTTAATCCTATCATCCTGAAGTAAGCAAGACCCGGATGGCCCTTGAGTGTCCAGAGGAAGGAGGTAAAGGCAGGGCCGGTATCAGCGATGTCTGGAGGGAATGAAGGGCGGCCTCTGTGCTCCTTGCCATCTAATGTTTACGTTGTTGCTTTCTTATCCCACCTGGCACCTTCCTCTAATATATACTACTGGGAAGAGACTCATCTAGCGCCTTCATTTCAGGAGCTTCAGCACCATAGAAAGAGCAGCCCCTGTGTTGAGTTTGTTGAGTTTGTTGAGACAGAGTGAAAAATACACCTGCAGTTCctacccctccttcctccttccgaAGTGACAACTCAACCTAGCTCCCGGGGCTTGAGAAGCTACTTAAATCATCCACCTCTCTAGGCAAAGATACAGTTATATTCTCCCTGCAGGACTACATTTCAGACTTGGAAAAAAGTGTTCTGCTACCTCTTTCTATGATTTTAGTTTGAGAGCTGAAGCCCCCTTACTGCCAGAAGTCCCTTCTTGTGTCTAAACTGAGTCTTTCCTGCTTGAATTGATCCTGCACCCCATTCTACCCTTAGCAGCTCTATCCAGCATTTGGCTCTTTTAAGTCTCTTGCTGAATGTTTAATTAGAGACTACAATTCTGTCTACATCCTCCAACCCCAACCTGCTTTTTCTGGGCACCACAAAGCAAATTCCACTAAGATTTCTGCCAAGGTCCGCTTTAAACCTCTCAGggttttttctcctctcccctaAGGCGTTCCCATAGCCCTGTCCTCTGAAGCCATGACCTGGCTTGCCAGAGGAGAGAAGCATTTGTCACTGGCCTGGATGGAGCAGTGGGTGATTAGCAAACCCTTTCACCCGCTGCTAGTTGAGCCTGGGACTGGAAGATGCTGGGGAATGAGCTGCTCAGGTTTTCCTGGGATGAGAGATGAAAACCACCAGTTCTTGTCTTGTCAGAACTAAACAAACAGACAAAGGTAGCCTCATATATTCCCTGGAAGACATCTACCCTCCCTGACTGGAGTTATTTCACAGGGGCCCCCACTTCCCAAGCTCTGAAAtaggaattgtgtgtgtgtgtggaggtgacTTCATCTATCTGCCTGGTTCTCATCAGCCTTAAAGTGGGGACGTGGTTCTCTCTTCCATCTCAGCTCACCTCTGCTCTTGTATCTGCCCATCCTTCCAAATTGCTGCTGAACCTAGGGGGTTGACACAGACCCATTCCGGTAAATGGCCGCTCATACACCCACCTCTGTTTGTTTCCACACAGTGTGGCTCCTCCAgggctctcccctctcccaggctcTCTGGCTTTGGGGTAGGAAGTGACCAGAGGCCTTGAAGGATTGTGGGTGGAAGTGGACAAGATGCTGGCAAAGGATGTTCCAGAACAATTCCCAGAAACATGGGGCAGGGATGCAGGGTGATACATcattcctctccccctccttcctcaggGTTGAGACTATCAGCAGAGGCCAGAAATCTTGGAGAGGAAAGTGTTGGGTGTGTGTACAGAGCCAGGGGAAGAGAGTTACTTATTCTGTTTTCcttaggggaggggagggaagggaagggaggtaTTCTGGCTTGCACACGACTGATAAGGAGCTCTGAGGAGCAGGAGACACTGACAGAGCTTAGCCCTTGACAAGgcatggaaggaaggagaggggccGAGACAAGCAGCGGGACAAGCATATTCTAGTGCACAGGGAAGATGGACAACTCCAAGGACCTGGTTCttcactgtatcttttttttttttttttttttttttttttgtctttttgccttttctagggccaatcctacggcatatggaggttcccaggctaggggtctaattagagctgtagccactggcctacaccacagctacatcgacgcgggatccgagccgcgtctgcaacctacactatagctcactgagcaaggactcttaacccaatgagcgaggccagggattgaacccacaacctcatggttcctagtcggactcgttaacccctgagccacgacgggaactcccactgtattGTTTTTGCCCATCCAATTCCCAGTTTCATTTATAATTACCACCCACCAAAGTCAGTCCTTCTTTTCCCCTGATTCTTTGTCCTTGGCCCACAGAAAGGAATTTTTCCCATGCCTGCCAAAAAAGATGACCTGAACCCCATTTCTTTTACCATAAGGTCTCCCTGAGGTCTGGTTTCTGTTCATATACATCAGTCCTTTGACTGCGAATGAGGAAAATGCTTATTACCAACAAACAGAGAAGGCCTTCTTTGGGGCAGCAGTTATAGGAGACCCTGCCTTTGAGGGGAAATAACACAAGAAGCCGGGTGTAAATTCTGGGGGAGAGGGTGAGGAATTTTGTAGCATTAACATGTAAATTACAAACATTATactacactgaaaaaaaaatcttgaatccATTGGCTCTGGAGCTTTTGGGAAGTGGACAGAATAAAGCCTATGCTCCTCATTCAGTTCCGCCTTTAACCCACGCCACTGTAGCATGGAAACTGGCTCCAAAAAAGAGCCATTCCAATAGGCTTGTTCCCTCTTTTCCTATGCCTTCCTCAGCAGGGGGCAGCTGGCCCCATGACGAGTCAGATGCTCCTGACTCACAGGACACCAGACATCCTAGGCTGAGGTCATTCCATCCTTTCCCCTGTCTCAGTACCCCTTCCTCCACAAACAAGTATCCACCATGCTCTTTGGCCCCCAGACTCTGTTCTTTGGACaaatacaaacaagaaaaaaaatgtcttgctCCTTCTACCCTGGCCCTGTTCTCATGGTTCCCCACTGACGTGTGGGAAGTTCTCCCGGATTGCTCGCTAGAGTTTCCTGCCATTATGAAGTTCGGGGAAGACAGGAGATACACTTTGACacttgccttttttaaaaaaaacaaaaaacaaaaaacccgagAGTCAGCAAATTGTGGAAAAACTCTGTGTAGGATTGGGGGTTGGGTAGCGGTGACCCTTAAAAATAAACCCTCCTGTCAAGCTAGGTATAAACAGCAAGGTTTAAATACCCTTAAGATGGATCTCTTTGGCCCTGGCACAAAGCTTAGAAGCTTAGTTCTTCCCTAGCTGCCTCGGTAGATGTTTTGTTCAGATGAATACTTTCTCTAGGACTGAGAGTGTGTCTGTTTCAATACCATAAAAGGATTTATTTACCTAAATATAGTCTATGCAGAAAGCAGAAGAGGTTAGAACTCAGGGAGGACTTCCCAGTTAGCCCTGGGTGAGGGAACACAGAAAGGGGAGGAGGCCATCCTACCAGGGGAACTCGAGACAGTCTCCTAGGTGAGGCTGTCATAGTCGCAGACTGACTTCTAACCCACAAAGGGGCAATTTCAGTTTCTCAATATTCCTATGGGTTACTGAGCCTAAGAACTAGAGCTAAAAGGGAGAAGAGTCTGGGATTCAATATGTGGGCTCAGGTTCTGACCCAAGGTGGACTTGGTTCTCAGAGAACCAAAGACAGAAAGACATGCAGGGGTTCACAACTCCATTCCCCCTTCTGATATAAACGAGGGTGGGGGTGGTGCTGGGTGGGAAGGAATGGAGAATGagttctttgcttctctttttaagTGGACTAGTGGTGAGGAAGAGAGAACATGCTGGTTAGGGACATTGGCTTCAACAGAATGTCTGCTACTCACAAATACTCTACTTGAGGTCATCTGAGACTGACTCTGGGTTCTATGTGTGTTTTCTGTGATTCAGGGCAACTTTACTGCTGATGTGAGTTGCATACGTCCCTGCGAGAGAGACAGGAAAGGGGAGGCCAGCTAGGTTGGCGTGGGGGGACAGGAAGGAGTGGAGAATAAGCTGAACAGAGTGTTTCAGcaaacacagcaaagaaaaaagattcctaAGTTCAGCTAGAGACCAGGGCAGGGTAGGGGGCAGCAGGGACACTTGGAACTTTTGGGACATCTTGGGAGGGAGTTATAAGTGGTTGTCAGAAAAGTGTCTgcaaagaaaaaatctttaagaGGCAAACTCAACTGCTAATTCTAACTCAGGTCTTCTCACTAAAGGATGACCTTTCTCTGCAGATAAGATGGGATAGAGACAAACCGGGCAGCTGAACTCACTTTTGGAACAAAATACCGGGTGAAGTAAGGGGGAGGTGAGGAGTAGGTAAGCCCCCTGCGGAGAGACAAAGTGGGGACTATGAGAAAATTGGGACAGTTAGCGGCAAAGGGCACCTACCTCCTTTTCAGAGATGTAGAGCTGGTCCCCTTTCAGCACCACATAGCGGTTTTTCCAAATCTCCCTGAAAATCCCTTTCCCGCAGAATTTCCGGACCCAGCCGACCTTCTCAGGCGGTGCAGACTGATGGTTTCCATCCTGAGGCCCCTGCCCCCCGGGTCAAATGAGAACCGCACGATTAGGTGATTACAGCTTTTTCCTCCTCCTGTGCTGTTGCCCGCGCCCTCCCCAGTCCCCGTCCCCTCCTTCCCGCGGCCGCCCTGCCGCAGCTGGAGTCAGGGAGCCCCGCGATCGCTCCCCACTTCAAAGCCTCTCACTCCGAGGAACTCTCTCC encodes the following:
- the PLEKHO1 gene encoding pleckstrin homology domain-containing family O member 1 isoform X1 — its product is MAVASTSTSDGMLTLDLIQEEDPSPEESTSCAESFRVDLDKSVAQLAGSRRRADSDRIQPSADRAGGLPRRWEKPDKGATYTPQAPKKLTPTEKGRCASLEEILSQRDAAPARALQLQAEDPPTPIPPHPGQLSRIQDLVARKLEKTQELLAEVQGLGDGKRKAKDPPRSPPDSESEQLLLETERLLGEASSNWSQAKRVLQEVRELRDLYRQMDLQTPDSHLRQTTQHSQYRKSLM
- the PLEKHO1 gene encoding pleckstrin homology domain-containing family O member 1 isoform X2 — encoded protein: MMKKNNSTKRGPQDGNHQSAPPEKVGWVRKFCGKGIFREIWKNRYVVLKGDQLYISEKEVKDEKNIQEVFDLSDYEKCEELRKSKSRSKKNHSKFTLAHSKQPGNTAPNLIFLAVSPEEKESWINALNSAITRAKNRILDEVTVEEDSYLAHPTRDRAKIQHSRRPPTRGHLMAVASTSTSDGMLTLDLIQEEDPSPEESTSCAESFRVDLDKSVAQLAGSRRRADSDRIQPSADRAGGLPRRWEKPDKGATYTPQAPKKLTPTEKGRCASLEEILSQRDAAPARALQLQAEDPPTPIPPHPGQLSRIQDLVARKLEKTQELLAEVQGLGDGKRKAKDPPRSPPDSESEQLLLETERLLGEASSNWSQAKRVLQEVRELRDLYRQMDLQTPDSHLRQTTQHSQYRKSLM